In Candidatus Fusobacterium pullicola, the DNA window CTCCCTTTCTTGATAAAATATATTTCTATCCCTCTCTTTTAGAATTAACTCTAATATAATGGATAGATACTCTTTATCTACAGTTTTTTCACCTATTCTAACAAGTTTTCCATTTGCTCTAAAGGTCGGTAGTTCTCCACAAACCAAGTGTATATCTGATGCTCTTTGTTCCCTTGCCTGTATCAAAAGTTCTTCAAATATCATACTATACCTCCACTTATTAAGTTAGTGTGTAGATTTTACTCTATATTATACCATTATTTCTCCATTCTTCAAATAGAAAAAAATTCAATTATATGATATAATCAAAAGAAAAATTCGAGGTGGTATTTTGTCTTATAAAATTATTTTTACAGATTTAGATGATACTCTTTTAAACTCTGAAAAAAAGATATCTTCAGTTGATAAAGAAGCTATTATGAGAGCACAAGAGGCTGGAGTAAAATTTGTATTAGCTTCTGGTAGACCTACCTTTGCTATGTATGATTTAGCCAAAGAGTTAGAACTTGATAAATATGGTAGTTTTATTCTATCTTTTAATGGTTCTATCATAACTGATTGTAGAAGTGGAGAAAATATATTTGAAGCTAGCCTTACAAAAGAAGATCTACACCTAATGTATGATTTTGCTAAAGAGAATAACACTCATATTCTAACATATATAGATGATGAGGTTGTTTCTGAAACCGAGAGTGAATATATAGATGTTGAGGTTACCCTTACAAAAATGCCTCATCATCTTACTAAAAGCTTCAAAGAAACTGTCAATAAACCAGCTGTTAAATGTATGCTTTTAGAGGAGCCAACTTACTTAAAAGAGGTTGAAGCTAAACTTAAAGCTACATATGGAGATAAATATAGTATTGCTATTTCTAAACCTTTCTTCCTAGAAGTTACTAAACTTGGAGTAGATAAAGGGGTAGCTTTAAGAAAATTAGTTGAAACTTTAGGATTAAAAATTGAAGAGAGTATTGCCGTAGGAGATTCATACAATGATTTACCTATGTTAAAAGCTGCTGGATTAGCTGCTTGTGTAGAAAACGCTAATGAGGATATCAAAAAAGTTTGTTCTTTCATATCTAAATCTAACAATGATGGTGGTATGGCTTATCTAATTGATAAGTTAATTTTCAACAAATAGTTATCTATAACAAAACTTTGTTTATAAAATAACACCATATTTTTGATAGAAATGTATTAACTTTGTGAAGAAAATTGTCATAGGAAAAACACAAACTTTTAAAAGTTAACTTTTTTATTAATTTTTTTATTTTTTTCTTTACTTTTTCTTTTCTAGTGATATAATTAAAAAAGCAGAGGTTGTTATTTTTAACAACCTTATTTTTTATCTTTTACCATAGGAGGTTTTATGAGAAAACTTATACTTTCTTCTCTTTTATCCTTTCTTATCCTAGGATGCTCTGCTATTCCTGAGATTGAAAGACGAGAGTTTACAAAAATTTCAGATATCAACATTGATAATCAAAATAGTGTTGAGAAAAATCTATTTATAACAGATAGCTGGTGGTTAAGTTATAACACTTCTCCTACCCTAAGAAATATAATTGAGATGACATTAAGTTCAAACAAGGATATAAAAACATCTCAACTTAATATTGAAAAATCATATCAAGCTATTACCCTTGCTAAATCACAAAGTGGATTTAACTTAAATCTAAATGGTAGTGGTGTTAGACAAAAACTAGATGAACATGGAACAACACCTCCTCCATTTAATGGAAAAATAATAGATTTAGGAGCTTTAAACTTACAAGCTTCTTATGACCTTGATATCTTTAATAGAGTTGGAGCTTTAGCTGAAGAGGCTGAATATAAATCTCAAGCTACTCTATTGAACTCTAAGTGGATTACCTTAAATATCTCTATACAAACAGCTAAACTTTATTACTATTGGAATTATCTTATAAGTGAAAGAGAAAATTTACTAAATCAAGAAAAAATAATAGCTGACTTAGTTTCACTTGAAAAAGAAAAATACAATATTGGAATGGGGGTAGAAGAGGATTATCTAAATGCTCAAAGTCAACTAAGAGATATCCAATCATTATTAAAACAAAATCAGTTAAATCTTGATGTTACTTTCAATTCACTAAATAGCTTAAGTGGAAATGAGCATACTGATGAACTAAAAACTCTTTTAAACAACTGTAGTAATGATACTCTTGCTATTGATATTCCAACTTCTATTAGCTCAGATATTATTACTCATAGATTTGATGTTGCTTACTATCTAATGTTAGTTCATGGACAAGAAAAACACTTAGAATCTGCCAAGGCTGGTTTCTACCCTCAATTCTCTATAACTGGTCAATATGGATTTGAAGCTGTAGATTTCAATAAAGTTTTACAAAGAAGCTCTCTAGCTGGATTTATTGGAGCTAGTGTATATCTACCTATCTTTAATATGGGAGCTATCAGAGCTAACTATAAAGTTGCTGGAATAGATTTAAATATTTTAATTGAAGAGTATAATCAAGCTGTTATTAATGCCTATACAGATATTAATAATGAACTTTTAAAATCTAAAACTATGGAAAGTATCTTAAAAGAAGAGGATCAAAATCTACTAAATGATAAAACAATTTGGGAAAACAACAATCAAAGATTTGAAATTGGAACTCTTTCAAACTATAGTTACTTAATAAATAATTTACAATGGTTACAATCACAATTAGATAACAATCAAAAACATTTTAACTTTATAACTCAACAGTTAGATTTTCTTAACTCAGTTGGAGGAGCATATAGTTTAGGAGGAAATAATGGAACAAACAAATAAAAATATACAAGCTAAGAAAAAAATAGGAATGTTTCTTGGAGCTATCGCTGTAATTGGAGCAGTTTATGGTGGATATTGGCTTTTACATGGAAGAAACTTTGTTGAAACTGATAATGCCTATATCAATAGTAATCAAAATATAGTTACTTCTCAAGTAAGTGGAGTTATTAAGGCTGTTTATGTAGAGGATACTCAAAATGTAAAAAAGGGAGATTTAATTGCTGAGATAGATGATACTGATTATAAAATCGCTCTTGATGAAGCTATAGCTTCTTTAGGAAAAACAGTTCGTGCTTACTCTAACCTTTCATCTAATGTAAAAGTTAACAGTGATAGTGTTGAAGTGAAAAGAAGTCAGTATAATAAAGCTAAAGTTGACTATGATATGGATTTAAAATCATATAAAGCTGGACTTATCAGTAAACAACAATATGAAACAAGTAAAAGTAATCTTGAAATTGCAAAGGCATCTCTTAACCAAAGTATAAAAGCATTAGAAGAAGCTAAGATACAAGCTGATAGTGTGAATATCTACTCACACCCTGATGTTCAACAAGGTATAGCAGGTTATAAAAATGCCTACCTTAACTATATGAAAACTAAAATCTATGCCCCAGAAAGTGGAGTTGTAGCTAAAAAAGCTTTCTATTTAGGACAACAAGTAGCTCCATCTCAACAACTTTTATCAATTATCAATCTTAATGATATCTGGGTAGATGCTAACTATAAAGAGACTCAATTAAAAAATATTAAAGTTGGAAACGAAGTAGAGATTCTTAGTGATATCAATGGTAAAAAATATAAAGGATATGTTCAAGGAATTTCAGGGGGATCTGGAAGTGCACTTTCACTTCTTCCAGCACAAAATGCCACTGGTAACTGGATTAAAGTTGTACAAAGAATTCCAGTTCGTATAACTCTAGATAAAAAATCTCTTGAAGAGAATGGTACTCTACCTATAGGTAGTTCTGTTATAGCAACTGTTGATGTAAAATCACATAAAGATGGAGATATAACTTACTCTTCTTCATCAACTAACCTTTATACTTTAAATGAAAATGAGATTAATAAACAAATAGCCTCTATTATAGCAGAAAATCTTAATAAGAAATAGGAGGTAATACTATGATGTCTTTAGAAATTGTTATGGCAACTCTAGCTTTAGCAATTGGTTCTTTTATGAACGTACTAGATAGTACAATTGTAAATGTTTCCCTCTCTCATATTGCTGGAGATTTTGCCGTAGCTCCTACACAAGGAACATGGGTTATTACATCTTATGCTGTAGCTGAAGCTATATTC includes these proteins:
- a CDS encoding Cof-type HAD-IIB family hydrolase: MSYKIIFTDLDDTLLNSEKKISSVDKEAIMRAQEAGVKFVLASGRPTFAMYDLAKELELDKYGSFILSFNGSIITDCRSGENIFEASLTKEDLHLMYDFAKENNTHILTYIDDEVVSETESEYIDVEVTLTKMPHHLTKSFKETVNKPAVKCMLLEEPTYLKEVEAKLKATYGDKYSIAISKPFFLEVTKLGVDKGVALRKLVETLGLKIEESIAVGDSYNDLPMLKAAGLAACVENANEDIKKVCSFISKSNNDGGMAYLIDKLIFNK
- a CDS encoding HlyD family secretion protein, translated to MEQTNKNIQAKKKIGMFLGAIAVIGAVYGGYWLLHGRNFVETDNAYINSNQNIVTSQVSGVIKAVYVEDTQNVKKGDLIAEIDDTDYKIALDEAIASLGKTVRAYSNLSSNVKVNSDSVEVKRSQYNKAKVDYDMDLKSYKAGLISKQQYETSKSNLEIAKASLNQSIKALEEAKIQADSVNIYSHPDVQQGIAGYKNAYLNYMKTKIYAPESGVVAKKAFYLGQQVAPSQQLLSIINLNDIWVDANYKETQLKNIKVGNEVEILSDINGKKYKGYVQGISGGSGSALSLLPAQNATGNWIKVVQRIPVRITLDKKSLEENGTLPIGSSVIATVDVKSHKDGDITYSSSSTNLYTLNENEINKQIASIIAENLNKK
- a CDS encoding TolC family protein, with product MRKLILSSLLSFLILGCSAIPEIERREFTKISDINIDNQNSVEKNLFITDSWWLSYNTSPTLRNIIEMTLSSNKDIKTSQLNIEKSYQAITLAKSQSGFNLNLNGSGVRQKLDEHGTTPPPFNGKIIDLGALNLQASYDLDIFNRVGALAEEAEYKSQATLLNSKWITLNISIQTAKLYYYWNYLISERENLLNQEKIIADLVSLEKEKYNIGMGVEEDYLNAQSQLRDIQSLLKQNQLNLDVTFNSLNSLSGNEHTDELKTLLNNCSNDTLAIDIPTSISSDIITHRFDVAYYLMLVHGQEKHLESAKAGFYPQFSITGQYGFEAVDFNKVLQRSSLAGFIGASVYLPIFNMGAIRANYKVAGIDLNILIEEYNQAVINAYTDINNELLKSKTMESILKEEDQNLLNDKTIWENNNQRFEIGTLSNYSYLINNLQWLQSQLDNNQKHFNFITQQLDFLNSVGGAYSLGGNNGTNK